The following are encoded together in the Oncorhynchus clarkii lewisi isolate Uvic-CL-2024 chromosome 25, UVic_Ocla_1.0, whole genome shotgun sequence genome:
- the LOC139383581 gene encoding zinc finger C2HC domain-containing protein 1C, which produces MELSPVESADNACLQLIPCRICHRKFAAERLEKHLQVCERMQRSSRKVFDSSKYRAKGTDLEEFMKTNSRTKSPELKKSNWRQKHEAFIRNLRQAHVPATGALHPQPPIQDNDDYVTCPHCARRFAPGPAERHIPKCQNIKSRPPPPRHRR; this is translated from the exons ATGGAACTCAGCCCAGTGGAGAGTGCTGACAATGCTTGCCTCCAGCTCATCCCTTGCAGGATTTGCCACAGAAAATTTGCTGCAGAGAGACTAGAGAAGCACCTTCAGGTCTGTGAGAGGATGCAGCGCTCCAGCCGCAAAGTCTTTGACTCCTCCAAGTACAGGGCCAAGGGAACTGACCTGGAAGAGTTCATGAAAACCAACTCAAGAACCAAGTCTCCTGAG CTAAAGAAGAGCAACTGGAGGCAGAAACACGAGGCATTCATTCGTAATCTGCGCCAAGCCCATGTTCCAGCAACAGGTGCTTTGCATCCCCAACCACCTATCCAAGACAATGATGATTATGTGACCTGCCCTCACTGTGCCCGCCGATTTGCCCCTGGGCCAGCAGAGCGACATATCCCCAAGTGCCAGAACATCAAGAGTCGCCCTCCACCTCCCCGCCACCGCCGCTGA